From a single Pieris napi chromosome 7, ilPieNapi1.2, whole genome shotgun sequence genomic region:
- the LOC125051298 gene encoding multiple inositol polyphosphate phosphatase 1-like, translating into MQLIFVNLFLSCISSVIGNFCYWNTGCPYKYLSSETPYNLVRGDIRDSVVKLNGCEPVSVWGIFRHGKRYPEATTGKTMQEAVSLRQDIISSYQRGHSSLCAQDIENLHNWQYDPTIFEDKQDITEEGRKEMLFLGKRFREAFPKIMNDLHDANFRSAKGMWLENSIKEFVKGLGNPNLVIDPPKTAFDDIAPYLSCEKSINSNPKMFTEIEKYLNTSDYLVVKDRIQRRTGKEKLTIDNVSALYNLCRYTWSGIDSTTSPWCALFTKDDLQVLEYEEDLKHYYENGYGLSINEIFGGMPLADLWRNFDRVRSGEGKKLVAYVTHAKTLDQIYTALGVFNDTNPLTAKRDADRKWRSSIMSGYSGNFVAVLNKCTNEVDDYNIVFYMNEEPIRSICADGVCSWQEFEHKFRSFVNTNFDFCQFLN; encoded by the exons ATGCAACTAAtatttgtgaatttatttttgtcttgtatcagtagtgttattggaaaCTTTTGTTATTGGAATACTGGATGtccttataaatatttatctagtGAGACTCCTTATAACTTAGTTCGGGGTGATATACGGGACTCTGTTGTCAAGTTGAATG GTTGTGAACCAGTTAGCGTTTGGGGAATATTCAGACATGGAAAACGATATCCCGAGGCGACCACCGGCAAGACTATGCAAGAAGCTGTGTCGTTACGACAAGATATTATTTCGAGTTATCAAAGGGGACACAGTTCGTTGTGTGCTCAGGATATAGAAAATTTACACAATTGGCAATATGACCCAACCATTTTCGAGGACAAACAAGATATCACAGAAGAGGGCCGAAaggaaatgttatttttaggGAAGCGATTTAGAGAAGCATTTCCTAAGATTATGAATGACCTACACGATGCGAACTTCCGATCTGCTAAGGGAATGTGGTtagaaaatagtattaaagAATTCGTCAAAGGATTGGGTAATCCAAACTTAGTTATTGATCCGCCGAAGACAGCGTTTGATGATATTGCG CCTTACCTGAGTTGTGAAAAATCAATCAATAGCAACCCGAAAATGTTTACAGAAATCGAGAAATACTTAAACACCTCAGACTATCTCGTT GTAAAGGACCGAATACAACGTCGCACTGGAAAAGAAAAGCTGACCATCGACAATGTGTCTGCCTTGTACAATCTATGCCGATACACATGGTCTGGCATTGACAGCACAACTAGTCCCTGGTGCGCACTTTTCACAAAGGACGACTTGCAAGTCCTGGAATACGAAGAGGACTTAAAGCATTACTACGAAAATGGTTATGGCCTATCTATAAACGAAATCTTCGGAGGTATGCCTTTGGCAGATTTGTGGCGGAATTTCGACCGAGTACGAAGCGGCGAGGGAAAGAAACTCGTTGCTTACGTCACTCACGCGAAAACCTTGGATCAAATTTATACAGCCTTAGGAGTTTTTAATGATACGAATCCGTTAACCGCGAAGAGAGATGCAGATAGAAAATGGCGGAGCAGTATTATGTCTGGTTATTCGGGGAACTTTGTTGCTGTATTAAAcaa GTGTACAAATGAAGTGGACGATTATAACATCGTTTTTTACATGAACGAGGAGCCTATTAGATCAATCTGTGCCGATGGCGTATGTTCTTGGCAGGAGTTCGAGCATAAATTTAGGTCATTTGTTAATACAAATTTCGatttttgtcaatttttaaattag